One Angustibacter sp. Root456 genomic window carries:
- a CDS encoding SLATT domain-containing protein, with protein MAQPPKTVPELLEALEDRSFTTYKCRIRAYERIQGRSRAWNAALISLATATTVAAIGLLVDDSMYGASGETLLAACSVLALAASLVVASLDYPGRAVRVEVNYKEIQDIASRIQAARSVNSQPTLANYYDLHGSYSDLVRHSENHTSGDRDAYEGNISWSRFFTFALTFLPYATFVLPMWLFWQFGAWVIHGSG; from the coding sequence GTGGCCCAGCCTCCAAAGACAGTGCCCGAGCTACTCGAGGCCCTCGAAGACCGCTCATTCACCACCTACAAATGCCGGATTCGAGCTTACGAGCGCATCCAAGGCCGCAGCCGGGCTTGGAACGCCGCCCTCATCTCATTGGCCACGGCAACAACCGTGGCGGCCATCGGGCTCTTAGTTGACGACTCCATGTACGGAGCATCAGGTGAGACCCTCTTAGCGGCATGCTCGGTGCTGGCGCTCGCTGCGTCGCTCGTAGTGGCTTCGCTCGACTACCCGGGTAGAGCGGTACGCGTGGAGGTCAACTACAAGGAAATACAGGACATTGCGTCACGCATTCAGGCCGCCAGGAGCGTTAACAGCCAACCCACCCTGGCAAACTATTACGACTTGCACGGATCGTATAGCGACCTTGTTCGACACTCTGAGAACCACACTAGCGGCGACCGCGACGCCTATGAAGGCAACATCTCCTGGTCGCGATTCTTCACCTTTGCACTAACCTTTCTGCCATACGCAACTTTCGTACTGCCGATGTGGCTGTTCTGGCAGTTCGGGGCATGGGTCATCCATGGCTCGGGCTAG
- the nrfD gene encoding NrfD/PsrC family molybdoenzyme membrane anchor subunit, with amino-acid sequence MTTNPFDADRPPEPPRTGRRRRGGQGGGRRRDESLMVPDVQFDSYYGRPVVKPAPWEADIPAYIFLGGIAAGSGLLGAGAHARGLKTLRRNSRYAALAAVAAGGVALVRDLGKPSRALNMMRTVKLTSPMSVGSWILTAFGAFAGLAVATEVVRPHLDEQSTLGGLAKLADAAAAAGSAAFAPPLAAYTAVLLADTATPTWHAAYKELPFVFVSSANAAAAGLALLTSPTSETRPARSLAVLGAVAEIAATERMERTMHEVVAEPLRQGRAGALMRASKVLTVSGAVGAALFGRNRAAAALSGAALLAGSACTRFGVFEAGLVSAKDPKYTVTPQRERLERRRADGVVGDSITTIG; translated from the coding sequence GTGACCACCAACCCGTTCGACGCGGACCGGCCGCCGGAGCCGCCGCGCACCGGGCGTCGGCGGCGCGGAGGTCAGGGCGGTGGTCGCCGTCGTGACGAGTCGCTCATGGTGCCGGACGTCCAGTTCGACAGCTACTACGGGCGCCCGGTGGTCAAGCCGGCGCCGTGGGAGGCTGACATCCCGGCCTACATCTTCCTCGGGGGGATCGCGGCGGGCTCCGGGCTGCTCGGGGCCGGTGCGCACGCGCGCGGTCTGAAGACGTTGCGGCGCAACAGTCGTTATGCCGCGCTCGCCGCCGTCGCCGCAGGTGGCGTGGCGTTGGTGCGCGACCTCGGCAAGCCGAGCCGCGCCCTCAACATGATGCGCACGGTGAAGCTGACCTCGCCCATGTCGGTCGGGTCGTGGATCCTCACCGCGTTCGGCGCGTTCGCAGGGCTCGCGGTGGCCACGGAGGTGGTGCGCCCGCACCTCGACGAGCAGTCGACGCTCGGCGGCCTGGCGAAGCTCGCCGACGCCGCCGCGGCCGCCGGGTCGGCCGCCTTCGCGCCGCCGCTCGCGGCGTACACCGCGGTGCTCCTGGCCGACACCGCGACGCCGACGTGGCACGCGGCGTACAAGGAGCTGCCGTTCGTGTTCGTCTCGTCGGCCAATGCCGCAGCGGCCGGGCTGGCTCTGCTGACGTCGCCGACGTCGGAGACCCGTCCCGCTCGCAGCCTCGCCGTGCTCGGTGCTGTGGCCGAGATCGCCGCCACCGAGCGCATGGAGCGCACGATGCACGAGGTCGTCGCCGAGCCGCTCAGGCAGGGGCGGGCCGGCGCGCTGATGCGGGCCAGCAAGGTGCTGACGGTGTCGGGGGCGGTGGGCGCGGCGCTCTTCGGCCGCAACCGCGCAGCCGCCGCGCTCAGCGGCGCGGCGCTGCTCGCCGGGTCGGCCTGCACCCGGTTCGGGGTCTTCGAGGCCGGGCTCGTCTCGGCCAAGGATCCGAAGTACACCGTCACGCCACAGCGTGAACGGCTCGAGCGACGTCGAGCAGACGGCGTCGTGGGGGACTCCATCACCACCATCGGCTGA
- a CDS encoding reverse transcriptase domain-containing protein yields the protein MKAIFEDRVAKGTVRGRDGVSVHAIRADLDAVTRYVSVRCRAGSYQFTTYRPRLLLKGAGKPPREISIPTVRDRIALRALTELLAETFPNCVGKLPQTEVAAVAKDLDAGNFDSFVRIDVKNFYPSIDHEVLLRELATRIRSRAILRVVRRAIATPTAPDRSARPTALLSAGVPQGLSISNPLAEIYMRSVDTTMASMSNVSYHRFVDDILVLCQASDAQAIDDACRLALGAIKLSAHPSMAAGKSEIGLIADGFTYLGYTFSSAHVSVRLSSIVRLESHLASIYAKWRQEREGDAVSADTALRRLIWHRNLAITGCIFQGVASGWIQYFRQLDDLMLLKRLDATVSRLSKRYSVPKTPLPKTFMRAYWAIKHPRSRSEDYIPNFDLYDVPKMRLELEAMGITDAMGTDQQVQDKFFRIVSRAVRDLEHDIGDVS from the coding sequence TTGAAGGCGATATTCGAGGATCGAGTGGCAAAAGGCACGGTACGTGGGCGCGATGGCGTCTCTGTACATGCCATTCGAGCGGACCTCGATGCCGTGACTAGGTATGTGTCGGTGCGCTGTCGTGCCGGTTCGTACCAGTTCACCACGTACCGGCCAAGACTGCTCCTGAAGGGGGCAGGCAAGCCGCCTCGAGAGATCTCGATACCGACCGTCCGTGACCGCATCGCACTCAGAGCATTGACGGAGCTTCTTGCTGAGACCTTCCCGAACTGTGTAGGTAAGCTACCGCAAACCGAGGTGGCCGCGGTGGCGAAAGACCTCGACGCAGGGAACTTCGACAGTTTCGTCAGAATCGACGTCAAGAACTTCTACCCCTCTATCGATCACGAAGTTCTGTTGCGGGAACTTGCCACTCGTATCCGTTCGAGAGCGATACTTCGTGTTGTGCGCCGGGCGATAGCAACGCCCACAGCTCCCGACCGATCAGCGCGTCCTACAGCCCTGCTCTCGGCCGGCGTGCCGCAAGGTCTCTCGATTTCAAACCCTCTGGCTGAGATTTACATGCGCTCTGTGGACACGACCATGGCATCCATGTCCAACGTCTCGTACCACCGTTTTGTGGATGACATCCTGGTGCTATGCCAGGCTTCGGACGCTCAAGCAATCGACGACGCGTGCCGTTTAGCGCTGGGTGCGATCAAGCTCTCCGCACATCCCAGCATGGCGGCCGGGAAGTCAGAGATCGGGTTGATCGCCGACGGGTTCACTTACTTGGGTTACACGTTCAGTAGCGCTCACGTGAGCGTGCGCCTCTCAAGCATTGTTCGCCTCGAGTCGCACCTTGCCAGCATCTACGCCAAGTGGCGCCAAGAACGTGAAGGCGACGCCGTAAGCGCTGACACCGCGCTCCGACGCCTAATCTGGCATCGAAACCTTGCCATCACTGGGTGCATCTTCCAGGGTGTCGCCAGCGGTTGGATTCAGTATTTTCGGCAACTCGACGACCTGATGCTCCTGAAGCGCCTCGATGCCACCGTTTCGCGTCTAAGCAAGCGATACAGCGTGCCGAAAACCCCACTTCCCAAGACATTCATGCGCGCGTACTGGGCAATTAAACATCCCAGATCGCGTAGCGAAGACTACATTCCGAACTTCGACCTTTACGACGTGCCCAAGATGAGGCTCGAGCTCGAAGCCATGGGAATCACGGACGCAATGGGAACCGACCAGCAGGTCCAGGACAAGTTCTTCCGCATTGTGAGTAGGGCAGTGCGGGACCTCGAACATGACATCGGCGACGTCTCCTGA
- the fdh gene encoding formate dehydrogenase, translating to MRNKPQFLSWPVIRQVRSGDFLGRGPAVTSQHTRELTPRTVTADRVVQSVCPYCAVGCGQRVYVKDERVVQIEGDPDSPVSRGRLCPKGSASEQLVNSPGRQTKVLYRRPRGTQWESLDLDTAIDMIADRFVESRRRTWQDHDEHGRRVRRTMGIASLGGATLDNEENYLIKKLFTAAGAIQIENQARIUHSATVPSLGSSFGRGGATQYEQDLANADCIVIQGSNMAECHPVGYQWVAEARRKGAKVIHIDPRFTRTSATSDKHIPIRAGSDVVLLGALINYILSNDLYFKEYVVAYTNAATLVSEDFRDTEDLGGLFSGYDDERGAYDLKSWSYATRSGSAKDGTVDEPGSDHGADKREASAGQRLGGAGHPLEHAEVERDETLQHPRTVFQVLKRHYARYTPELVADTCGISVDDFHYLARAVTENSGRERTTAFVYAVGWTQHTLGAQFIRTAAIVQTLLGNMGRPGGGIMAMRGHASIQGSTDIPTLYNILPGYLAMPVAGQHDTWQEYVSAIGSKEQKGFWANADAYAVSLLKAWWGDAATAENDWAFDYLPRLTGAHGTYQTVMAMLDDQVEGYFLLGQNPAVGSAHGRMQRLGLARLKWLVVRDLNMIESATFWKDAPEIATGELETEQIGTEVFFLPPASHVEKAGTFTQTHRMLQWRHQAVQPPGDCQSELQFFYELGQRIRERLADSTDERDRPLLDLTWDYPLDEHGEIDSEAVLKEINGFHLSGDRAGQLLDLFTEMRADGTTSGGCWIYTGVFAGGVNRSAKRVPGREQSPVAPDWGWAWPANRRILYNRASADPEGRPWSERKKYVWWDEEQQRWTGHDVPDFPVTKPPSYRPEPGTGGPEGLAGDDPFIMQADGKAWLFAPRGMIDGPLPTHYEPQESPVANPLYRQQSNPARKVFARKDNLWSPSAGEPGADVYPYVFTTYRLTEHHTAGGMSRWLPYLAELQPEFFCEVSPELAQERGLENGGWATIVSARTAIEARVLVTERMTPLVIGGRTVHQIGLPYHWGVGREAVVSGDSANDLLGVALDPNVQIQESKAGSCDIVAGRRPRGEALLRWVSEYQSRAGVTVQTGNTLRTSEGER from the coding sequence ATGCGCAACAAACCGCAGTTCCTGAGCTGGCCGGTCATCCGCCAGGTCCGAAGTGGTGACTTCCTCGGCCGGGGGCCGGCCGTCACGAGCCAGCACACGCGCGAGCTCACCCCGCGCACGGTCACCGCTGACCGCGTCGTGCAGAGCGTCTGCCCCTACTGCGCCGTCGGCTGCGGTCAGCGGGTGTACGTCAAGGACGAGCGCGTCGTCCAGATCGAGGGTGACCCGGACTCGCCGGTCTCGCGCGGACGGCTGTGCCCCAAGGGCTCGGCGAGCGAGCAGCTCGTCAACAGCCCCGGCCGCCAGACGAAGGTGCTCTACCGCCGCCCGCGCGGCACGCAGTGGGAGAGCCTCGACCTCGACACCGCCATCGACATGATCGCCGACCGGTTCGTCGAGTCCCGCCGCCGCACCTGGCAGGACCACGACGAGCACGGGCGCAGGGTGCGGCGCACCATGGGCATCGCCTCGCTCGGTGGGGCCACCCTCGACAACGAAGAGAACTACCTGATCAAGAAGCTCTTCACCGCTGCCGGCGCCATCCAGATCGAGAACCAAGCCCGTATTTGACACTCCGCAACGGTCCCCAGTTTGGGGTCCTCGTTCGGCCGCGGCGGCGCCACCCAGTACGAGCAGGACCTCGCCAACGCGGACTGCATCGTCATCCAGGGCTCCAACATGGCCGAGTGCCACCCGGTGGGTTACCAGTGGGTGGCCGAAGCGCGCCGCAAGGGCGCCAAGGTCATCCACATCGACCCGCGGTTCACCCGCACGTCCGCGACGTCCGACAAGCACATCCCGATCCGGGCCGGCAGCGACGTCGTCCTGCTGGGGGCGCTGATCAACTACATCCTCAGCAACGACCTGTACTTCAAGGAGTACGTCGTCGCCTACACCAACGCCGCGACGCTGGTGTCGGAGGACTTCCGCGACACCGAGGACCTCGGCGGCCTGTTCTCCGGGTACGACGACGAGCGCGGCGCGTACGACCTGAAGAGCTGGTCGTACGCCACACGGTCGGGCAGCGCGAAGGACGGCACGGTCGACGAGCCGGGGTCCGACCACGGGGCTGACAAGCGCGAGGCGTCGGCCGGCCAGCGGCTCGGCGGCGCCGGTCATCCCCTCGAGCACGCCGAGGTCGAGCGCGACGAGACCCTGCAGCATCCGCGCACGGTGTTCCAGGTGCTCAAGCGGCACTACGCCCGCTACACGCCCGAGCTGGTCGCCGACACGTGCGGTATCTCGGTCGACGACTTCCACTACCTGGCCCGCGCGGTCACCGAGAACAGCGGGCGGGAGCGCACCACCGCGTTCGTCTACGCCGTCGGTTGGACCCAGCACACGCTGGGCGCGCAGTTCATCCGCACCGCGGCGATCGTGCAGACGCTGCTGGGCAACATGGGCCGCCCGGGCGGCGGCATCATGGCGATGCGCGGGCACGCGAGCATCCAGGGCTCCACCGACATTCCGACGCTGTACAACATCCTGCCCGGCTACCTCGCGATGCCGGTCGCCGGTCAGCACGACACCTGGCAGGAGTACGTCTCGGCCATCGGCTCGAAGGAGCAGAAGGGCTTCTGGGCCAACGCCGACGCCTACGCGGTGAGCCTGTTGAAGGCGTGGTGGGGCGACGCCGCGACGGCCGAGAACGACTGGGCGTTCGACTACCTGCCCCGCCTCACCGGTGCCCACGGCACGTACCAGACGGTCATGGCAATGCTCGACGACCAGGTCGAGGGCTACTTCCTGCTCGGGCAGAACCCCGCGGTGGGGTCGGCCCACGGTCGCATGCAGCGCCTCGGGCTGGCCCGCCTGAAGTGGCTGGTGGTGCGTGACCTGAACATGATCGAGTCGGCGACGTTCTGGAAGGACGCCCCGGAGATCGCGACGGGGGAGCTCGAGACCGAGCAGATCGGCACGGAGGTGTTCTTCCTGCCGCCCGCCTCGCACGTCGAGAAGGCCGGCACGTTCACCCAGACCCACCGCATGCTGCAGTGGCGGCACCAGGCGGTGCAGCCCCCGGGCGACTGCCAGAGCGAGCTGCAGTTCTTCTACGAGCTCGGCCAGCGCATCCGCGAACGTCTCGCCGACTCGACCGACGAGCGGGACCGTCCGCTGCTCGACCTCACGTGGGACTACCCGCTCGACGAGCACGGTGAGATCGACAGCGAGGCGGTGCTGAAGGAGATCAACGGCTTCCACCTCAGCGGTGACCGGGCCGGGCAGCTGCTCGACCTGTTCACCGAGATGCGGGCCGACGGCACGACGAGTGGTGGCTGCTGGATCTACACGGGCGTGTTCGCCGGGGGAGTGAACCGCTCGGCCAAGCGCGTCCCGGGTCGCGAGCAGAGCCCGGTCGCACCCGACTGGGGCTGGGCGTGGCCGGCGAACCGGCGCATCCTGTACAACCGCGCATCCGCCGACCCCGAAGGGCGTCCGTGGAGCGAGCGCAAGAAGTACGTGTGGTGGGATGAGGAGCAGCAGCGCTGGACCGGCCACGACGTGCCGGACTTCCCGGTGACCAAGCCGCCGTCGTACCGGCCGGAGCCGGGGACAGGTGGGCCCGAGGGCCTGGCCGGTGACGACCCGTTCATCATGCAGGCCGACGGCAAGGCCTGGCTGTTCGCGCCGCGCGGCATGATCGACGGCCCGTTGCCGACGCACTACGAGCCGCAGGAGTCGCCGGTCGCCAACCCGCTCTACCGCCAGCAGAGCAACCCGGCGCGCAAGGTGTTCGCGCGCAAGGACAACCTGTGGAGCCCCTCGGCGGGCGAGCCGGGCGCCGACGTCTACCCGTACGTGTTCACGACGTACCGGCTGACCGAGCACCACACGGCGGGTGGCATGAGCCGGTGGCTGCCGTACCTCGCCGAGCTGCAGCCCGAGTTCTTCTGCGAGGTCTCGCCGGAGCTGGCGCAGGAGAGGGGGCTGGAGAACGGCGGCTGGGCGACGATCGTGTCGGCGCGTACCGCGATCGAGGCGCGGGTGCTGGTGACCGAGCGGATGACGCCGCTGGTGATCGGTGGCCGCACGGTGCACCAGATCGGCCTGCCCTACCACTGGGGCGTCGGCCGCGAGGCCGTGGTGTCGGGCGACTCCGCCAATGACCTGCTCGGCGTCGCGCTCGACCCGAACGTGCAGATCCAGGAGTCCAAGGCCGGCTCGTGCGACATCGTGGCGGGCCGACGTCCGCGCGGCGAGGCGCTGCTGCGGTGGGTGTCGGAGTACCAGTCGCGGGCCGGGGTCACGGTGCAGACGGGCAACACGTTGCGGACGTCGGAGGGCGAGCGCTGA
- a CDS encoding ATP-binding protein produces the protein METREANLVWASIERRAENADGHDHLAELVELEDINPTFDATSMVIFGRRGAGKTHTLLHLRRKVENSGDVVVYIDMRKLSSNAGIYADDTMAFGSRATNILVDVVNEVHEELYRLAVLGGSEILNENLHVVGPALDELGDAVTEVRVSGETVVQVDASAEGTHEQSGSSLATFSQKPSATISRARKSIRKASRAYLERHTGHPSIYVHLGRLDSAIRRIVDSLDGKRLWLLIDEWSGGVPYDLQPILADMLRRSFISAPGVIVKIGAIEHRSRFITEASNVEYVGLELGSDTAESLSLDSKLVIRTDPRPSRAFLSQLLSEHFRIACTAAGAVSPDDPIRASFGRDAFDVLVLASEGNPRDAINLTSKAARKAMDSLVTREHVLRSAEDYFWNTKYKNIEGTRELEKVFEAFVTNSFSRGVRTILFERSDKRRVAVDRLNDHRLIHLIRSGLRPPGGGALYDAYAIDFGSYAERILRKEMQWRNDGFASPLSFQLDPNAESWREAVVRRKSGHSHE, from the coding sequence GTGGAGACACGAGAAGCGAACCTAGTGTGGGCGTCCATCGAACGCCGGGCCGAGAATGCCGATGGCCATGACCACCTAGCCGAGCTGGTCGAGCTGGAGGACATCAATCCCACATTCGACGCCACGTCAATGGTGATCTTTGGGCGGCGGGGCGCTGGCAAGACGCATACCCTGCTGCACCTACGACGAAAAGTCGAGAATTCGGGCGACGTTGTCGTATACATCGATATGCGGAAATTGTCATCAAATGCCGGGATATATGCTGACGACACCATGGCGTTCGGTTCAAGGGCGACGAACATACTGGTTGACGTCGTCAATGAAGTACATGAGGAGCTGTATCGGCTAGCCGTCCTCGGTGGCAGTGAGATTCTCAACGAGAACCTTCACGTTGTCGGGCCTGCGCTTGATGAACTCGGAGACGCCGTGACGGAGGTGCGAGTCTCTGGTGAGACAGTAGTGCAAGTCGACGCCAGTGCCGAAGGCACGCACGAACAGTCAGGCAGCTCTCTTGCGACCTTCTCACAAAAGCCGTCGGCGACAATCTCCAGGGCCAGAAAGAGTATTCGCAAAGCCTCGAGAGCCTACCTCGAAAGACACACCGGCCACCCCAGTATCTACGTCCATTTGGGCCGCCTTGATAGTGCTATCCGCCGCATTGTCGATTCCCTGGATGGAAAAAGGCTGTGGCTCCTAATCGACGAATGGTCGGGAGGAGTGCCTTACGATCTACAGCCCATCCTCGCAGACATGCTTCGACGCAGCTTCATCAGTGCGCCTGGAGTAATAGTCAAGATTGGTGCTATCGAACATCGATCGCGCTTCATCACGGAGGCAAGCAACGTCGAGTACGTGGGGTTAGAGTTGGGGTCCGACACCGCGGAGTCTCTAAGCCTCGACTCGAAATTGGTGATCAGAACCGATCCGCGGCCGTCGCGCGCTTTCCTGTCTCAACTCCTGTCCGAGCACTTCCGCATCGCGTGCACGGCGGCCGGTGCTGTGTCGCCGGATGACCCTATCCGTGCATCCTTCGGCCGTGACGCCTTCGACGTCTTGGTTCTCGCTTCAGAGGGTAATCCCCGCGATGCAATCAACCTCACATCGAAGGCCGCCCGGAAGGCCATGGACAGTTTGGTCACGAGGGAGCACGTCCTTCGGTCCGCCGAAGACTACTTCTGGAACACGAAGTACAAGAACATCGAAGGCACCCGAGAACTCGAGAAGGTGTTCGAAGCGTTCGTCACGAATTCCTTCAGTCGCGGCGTACGCACGATTCTCTTCGAGCGGAGCGACAAGAGACGCGTCGCCGTTGACCGACTCAATGATCACCGTCTCATCCACTTGATCCGGAGCGGCCTTCGGCCCCCAGGCGGTGGCGCTCTATACGACGCGTACGCAATCGACTTTGGCTCGTACGCGGAGAGAATCCTCCGCAAGGAAATGCAGTGGCGCAACGACGGCTTCGCAAGCCCGCTGAGCTTTCAGCTCGATCCGAACGCCGAGTCGTGGCGTGAGGCTGTCGTGCGCCGCAAGTCCGGCCACAGCCACGAGTAG
- a CDS encoding DUF4062 domain-containing protein: MNAQTTLDRRHQVFVSSTYLDLVEERRAIIQALLELDCIPAGMEMFPAASEDQWTLIREVIDLSDYYIVVVGGRYGSVTSDGVSFTEMEYDYAVAKGIPVLGFVHSDPGSIPVNMSEIDATARVRLDAFRAKVMQRMVKEYRTAEELASVVSRGLVRAMKRNPRPGWVRGDQAMTDAVRAEVAELRAALAQAEQRRTELAARDGGNEINESFEHGSDEVELEFVVSHGTYTRESQAVELEFTWDEIVDALGPSMIDEAAEPALRATFCSYAWKYLLEIPDSNWDGAAAPRMTITNDSWGRILVQLRALGIITTGSKKRTVSDKAVYWTLTPAGDEYLVRLKATKRPETA, encoded by the coding sequence GTGAACGCGCAGACGACGCTCGATCGGCGGCACCAGGTATTCGTGAGTTCGACATATCTGGACTTAGTCGAGGAGCGGCGCGCCATAATACAGGCTCTTTTGGAGCTCGATTGTATTCCCGCTGGTATGGAGATGTTCCCTGCAGCAAGCGAGGATCAGTGGACACTCATTCGCGAGGTTATCGACCTGAGCGACTATTACATTGTCGTGGTTGGTGGCCGCTATGGGTCCGTAACCTCAGACGGCGTAAGTTTCACCGAAATGGAATATGACTACGCTGTCGCCAAGGGCATTCCCGTGCTGGGCTTCGTGCACTCGGACCCGGGATCGATTCCAGTGAACATGTCGGAAATTGACGCCACCGCCAGGGTGCGCCTAGATGCGTTTCGAGCCAAAGTAATGCAGCGGATGGTCAAAGAGTATCGAACCGCAGAGGAATTGGCGTCCGTCGTGTCCCGTGGCCTGGTTAGGGCAATGAAGCGGAACCCCAGACCCGGATGGGTGCGAGGGGACCAGGCGATGACCGACGCTGTACGAGCTGAAGTGGCTGAACTGCGTGCAGCGCTGGCGCAGGCGGAACAGCGGCGAACGGAATTGGCTGCGCGGGATGGTGGAAATGAAATCAACGAATCATTCGAACACGGGAGCGATGAAGTTGAACTTGAATTCGTAGTCTCGCACGGCACGTATACCAGAGAATCGCAGGCGGTCGAACTCGAATTCACATGGGATGAGATTGTCGACGCATTAGGTCCGTCTATGATCGACGAGGCTGCGGAGCCCGCACTCCGAGCGACGTTTTGCTCGTACGCATGGAAGTATTTGCTCGAAATTCCCGATAGTAACTGGGATGGTGCTGCGGCCCCACGAATGACAATCACGAACGACTCGTGGGGTCGAATCCTCGTGCAACTTCGAGCCTTGGGAATCATCACCACGGGAAGTAAGAAGCGGACTGTATCCGACAAGGCTGTCTATTGGACGCTTACGCCGGCGGGGGATGAGTACTTGGTGCGGCTGAAGGCGACCAAGCGGCCGGAGACGGCATAG
- a CDS encoding 4Fe-4S dicluster domain-containing protein, producing MGFWRQQLAGPTDPARDAAWDDPPPRKGFFTDTSICIGCKACEVACKEWNAIPPDGDLDLLGSSYDNTGALGASTWRHVAFVEQSTERIEQARESGRRLIELGMPGPRPAAAAPVAEPVLAEVPDFRWLMSSDVCKHCTHAACLDVCPTGALFRTEHGTVVVQDDVCNGCGYCVAACPFGVIERRAGDATVKNAGVAQKCTLCYDRISHDQTPACAQACPTTSIQFGELSDLRERAQERVKTLHANGFTEARVYGGNDHDGVGGTGSVFLLLDEPEVYGLPPDPVVTTADLPDMFRKAGFAAVGMLAMAASVFLGRRR from the coding sequence ATGGGTTTCTGGAGGCAGCAGCTCGCGGGGCCGACCGACCCGGCGCGCGACGCGGCGTGGGACGACCCGCCGCCGCGTAAGGGCTTCTTCACCGACACCTCGATCTGCATCGGCTGCAAGGCCTGCGAGGTGGCCTGCAAGGAGTGGAACGCCATCCCGCCGGACGGCGACCTCGACCTGCTCGGGTCGTCGTACGACAACACCGGTGCTCTCGGTGCGAGCACCTGGCGGCACGTCGCGTTCGTCGAGCAGAGCACCGAGCGCATCGAGCAGGCCCGGGAGTCCGGACGGCGCCTCATCGAGCTCGGCATGCCCGGCCCGCGACCGGCGGCCGCGGCACCGGTGGCTGAGCCCGTGCTGGCGGAGGTGCCGGACTTCCGCTGGCTCATGTCGTCCGACGTCTGCAAGCACTGCACGCACGCGGCGTGTCTCGACGTGTGCCCGACGGGTGCGCTGTTCCGCACTGAGCACGGCACGGTGGTCGTGCAGGACGACGTCTGCAACGGCTGCGGCTACTGCGTGGCCGCCTGCCCCTTCGGGGTCATCGAGCGGCGCGCGGGCGACGCGACGGTCAAGAACGCCGGCGTCGCCCAGAAGTGCACGCTCTGCTACGACCGCATCAGCCACGACCAGACGCCCGCGTGCGCGCAGGCCTGCCCGACGACGTCCATCCAGTTCGGCGAGCTGAGCGATCTGCGCGAGCGCGCTCAGGAGCGCGTGAAGACGTTGCACGCCAATGGATTCACCGAGGCCCGCGTCTACGGCGGCAACGACCACGACGGCGTGGGTGGCACGGGATCGGTGTTCCTGCTGCTCGACGAGCCCGAGGTGTACGGGCTGCCGCCGGACCCTGTGGTGACCACCGCGGACCTGCCCGACATGTTCCGCAAGGCGGGCTTCGCCGCCGTCGGCATGCTCGCGATGGCCGCGAGCGTGTTCCTGGGGAGGCGCCGGTGA
- a CDS encoding ABC transporter permease has protein sequence MHTFDAMLATPVGPRDIALGETLWSLLRSGCYVLGFLGISVAMGLTASWWAVLALPAATLIGFVFSSVGMAATTWIRNFQDFDYIQMALVPLTLLSATFFPVEAYPAGLRWVVELSPLYHGVAIERALLLGTVSWSLVGHVAALVAMGAVGLAVTRRRLTALLLK, from the coding sequence ATGCACACGTTCGACGCCATGCTCGCGACGCCGGTGGGGCCCCGCGACATCGCCCTGGGCGAGACGCTGTGGTCGCTCCTGCGCAGCGGCTGCTACGTGCTCGGCTTCCTCGGCATCTCCGTGGCGATGGGGCTGACGGCGAGCTGGTGGGCGGTGCTCGCGCTGCCGGCCGCGACGCTCATCGGTTTCGTGTTCTCCTCGGTCGGCATGGCTGCCACCACCTGGATCCGCAACTTCCAGGACTTCGACTACATCCAGATGGCGCTCGTGCCGCTGACCTTGCTGTCGGCGACGTTCTTCCCGGTCGAGGCGTATCCCGCCGGCTTGCGCTGGGTGGTCGAGCTGTCGCCGCTCTACCACGGCGTGGCGATCGAGCGGGCGTTGTTGCTCGGCACCGTGAGCTGGTCGCTGGTCGGCCACGTGGCCGCGCTGGTGGCCATGGGCGCCGTCGGCCTGGCCGTGACGCGGCGTCGGCTGACCGCGCTGCTGCTGAAGTGA